The DNA sequence ACTCGCGGGCGACGGATACTCCATGATCCTGAATACCGGTCGTTTACAGCATCATTGGCACACACTCACCAAGACTGGGCGCATCAAGGCCCTCGACCGGCTCCATCCGGCGCCCTTTGTGGAGATTCACCCGCGCGACGCCGTGACCCTCGGGATCACCGAGGGTGATGTTGTCGAAATCGCCTCGCGCCGCGGTAGTGCCGAGCTGCCCGCGATCATCAGCGACAGAACCAGGCATGGCAGCTGTTTCGTCCCCTTCCACTGGAATGACGCGCAGGGGCCGGGCCTGGCGATCAACGCGGTGACCAACGACGCCGTCGACCCGGATTCGCTGCAGCCCGAATTCAAGGTCAGCGCCGTCGCGCTGCGCCCCACCGGGCGGACAATTATCGATACCGCGCCCGACACGCACGTACAAGCGCTGGGGGACATCGCAATTCTGTGGACATCGCAGACCGGCAACGCCGAGACCGCGGCCACCTCGGTGCACAAGCTTCTGGCGGCGGCGGGGATCTCCGCGACGATCACCGCGATGGACGAGTGTGACCCCGCCGATCTCGCCGAGGTCCGTACGGCCGTGCTGATCGCCAGCAGCTTCGGCGAGGGCGGACCTCCCGATAACGGCGCGCGATTCTGGTCGACGCTCTCCGGCGAGACAAAACCCCTGAACCACATGCGTTATGCGGTGCTGGGATTCGGTGACCGCGCGTATGCGGATTTCTGCGGCCACGCGAAGGCACTCGATGCCCGCCTGCACGAGCTCGGCGCTACTCCAGTGCTTGGCCGGGTGGACGGCGAGGCCACCGACCGTTCGCTGGTCGCATCGTGGACCGCGGACCTCCTGGAGGCAATCGGGGAAGGCACCGCCGCCAGCACCGAGGCGGTCAAGCGATTGCGCGGCGACGGGCTGCCGGTGGCCGCGCCGGAGATATTCACCCGCAACGCGCCCATTCTGGCTGCGTTGTCACATAACGAGATTCTGTCGGCGCCGGGGTCCGGCAAGGAAGTGCGGCGCATCGAGTTCGACCTGACCGGCCATGATGTCGACTACTCGGTGGGCGACGCGCTCGGGATCTATCCGACGAACCGCGATGAAGATGTCCAACGCTGGCTCGCCGCAACCGGTTTCGACGCAGAGAGGCCGATCACGATCGATGGGGGTGAACTCCCGTTGGCCACCGCGCTCGCCAGTCATTACGACATATGTCGCGTCACGGACGATCTGCTGCGCTTCGTCGCCGACCGGCGAGGCGACAAACCCGCCGTCAAGTTGTTGTGCGGCCCTGACACCGCGGCGCGTGAGCTGTGGCTGCACGGCCGCAATGCCCTTGATGTGCTTCACGAATTTCCCATCCGCGCCGATATCGATGAGTGGCAGCAGGTTCTCATCCGACTCACCCCACGCCAGTACTCAATCTCGTCGAGCCCCCTGGTCAGCCCCAGGTCTGTCGCGTTGACGGTATCCATCGTCCGGTACCGCGGACCGGATGGCTCGGCTCGCGGTGGTGTGGGTTCGACCTTTCTGGCCGACCGTGCGCAGACACTTCCCGTCCCGATCTTCCTGCAGCGATCACCGCACTTTCGTCCGCCCGGTACCTCGGAAACGCCGATGATCATGATCGGCCCAGGAACCGGTATCGCCCCCTTTCGCGGGTTCCTCCAAGAACGTCGCGCACTGGGACACACCGGGCCCAATTGGCTGTTCTTTGGCGACCAGCACCGCACCCAGCACTTCTACTACCGCGAGGAGCTCGACGGCTTCCTACGCGACGGCTCCCTGCGGCGACTCGATCTCGCATTCTCGCGCGACCAGCAGAAACGCATCTACGTTCAGCACCGCATGATGGAGCAGGGGGCTCAGCTGTGGCGGTGGCTCGCGGAGGGCGCACATCTCTACGTGTGCGGAGATGCTAGCCGCATGGCCAAAGACGTCGACGGCGCGTTACTCACGATTGCTCAGAAGCACGGACGGCTATCGGGCGAAGAGGCCCTCGAGTTCCGTAAGGGACTCGTGGCCGAAAAACGTTACGTCCGCGACGTGTACTGACGGCCCTCGCGCTATATTCGTCACGCGCGATGGATCTCGCCGGGGCTTGTCCCGAACCGCCACTGACGGCTGATAGTTCCTGTGTTGATGAGTCGTAACACGATGGGACCGAATGTGACTGGTGGACAACGCGAGGAATTCCCGCGCCCCCTACATCTGCGGCCGTACGCACTGCTGTGGGTGTTTCTCGGCGGCATGTGCGGCACCGGGCTGCGGTACTGGTTCGAGCAGATGTGGCCGGCCTCCGGCGCGTCGTGGCCCTGGGGAACATTCGCGGTCAACCTGACCGGAGCGTTCGTCCTTGGCGTGCTGCTGGAAACCCTCATGCTGCTGGGGCCCGATGGCGGCTGGCGTCAGCGGGCCCGGTTGTTTCTTGGCACGGGTGTCTGCGGCGCCTTCACCACCTACAGCGCACTCGCGCTGGAGATCAGCACTCTCGCCCGCAACGGATTTTCGGGTATCGCCGTCGGGTACGCGTTGGTCAGCGTCGCCGCGGGTTTGGCCGCCGCGATGGCGGGGATAGCCGCTGCCGCACAAGCCCTCGCGCGCTACTCGGGGGGTTCGGCGTGATAGTCATCGCCGTGATACTCGCCGGGGCACTGGGCGCGGTGTTGCGATTCGTCGTCGATTCCGCCATCAAACATCGACGGACCTACCTTTTTCCCTGGGCGACGCTGCTCATCAATCTCACCGGGTCGGCCGTCATCGGCGTATTGGCGGGAGCGGTGATCTTCCACCATTCTCCGTCAACATTGCTGACCGTCCTGGGAACCGGCTTCTGTGGTGGCTATACAACCTTCAGCACTGCCAGCGTCGAATCGGTGCGACTCATTGAGCGGCGTGAATGGTTCCTCGCCCTGTGCAACACGTTCGGCACCCTGCTGGGCACCGTGGGAGCATGCGCCGCGGGACTAGCGCTGGCATGGTCGATGGCGTGAAGATGTCACTATGACCGACGAGCCCGATCTGCATCTAGTGGTCGGATGGGACAGATACCCGCCGAGCACTGCCGCGCTGCATTTCGGGATCGATCTGGCCCGGCGCCTCGACGCGTGTGTACACGTGGTGCATGTCCTCGACATGGACGACGAACCCTCGGATCCCGACACGGACAGTTGGGAAGCTCAGGCGGGCACCGCGGTTGCCGCAGCCGAGGCGGAGGCGCTGGAAGAGCTCTCCGGCCAGGAAGTGGCCTGGAAGTACCATCGCGCCCATGGGTCCGCGACCGCTGCGCTTCTCGCCGTGGCGCACCAGCACGCGGCGCTGATGATCATCCTGGGTAGCCCACGGGGAGGACCGGCATCGGCAGTGGAGGCACTGCTCGGGCAGTCTGTGTCGCATCGCCTCATCGGCGCGAAGCGGGTTCCACTCGTCCTGGTGCCTGCCTCCTGAGGACCATCACAGAGCGAATTTTTCTCCTGTAGCCTGGCTCGGTGCCTAGCAAATCCCAAAACCGGTCGTCGGTGGACCGAGGTCCCGTCGCGATCGACGGGGTGACGGTGATGCTACGGCCGCCCCGGCTCGCGGACGGCCCATCCTGGCGCACGACCGCGTTGACCTTCACCGAACGGCTTTCGCCGGCGTTCAATCGTGAGGACATGGACTGGGAGAGTGCACATTCACCGGTGATCTGGGTGGACACCTGGCGTTCGGCCCGTGCGGACGCGCGAGCAGGGGGAGTCTCGTATCTGCTGGTAAGGATCGATGAGGGCGCCGAAAGGGTCGTCGGCCATTTCTCGATGACCGGAACAGATCCACGAACCGGTGGCGCCGAGATCTCGACCTGGGCGGTCGATGTTCCCTCGGCCGTGAGTACGTGGGCACAGCTGACCACGGTGCTCTCCGCGTTCGAAGAAAACCCCGCCATCCCGCATGCGCTGGCGCCGACCGCGACATCGAACGTGCGCGCAAACAGATTCTCGCACTCCATGGGTTGGACCCAGCTACAGACACGTCGAGCCCTGCGCACATACGACGGGCAGGTATCGGACCATCACATGTGGATTCTCGCGAACACGGCCGAGTACCGCGACTCGGTCAGGCACCGACTCTCGGAAATTCCCATCACGAGAACACCTTTGACGCCTTCGCGGGCCCGCCTGCCGGATGCTGAGTATCTGACGGCATGGGCCCGATTCGCGGTGATCCGCACCCGTCAGTTGATCGGCGCCGCGCTGCGAACGACCCCACCGGAGACCGTGTTCGAAATACCTGCTGCCAGTGGCGAAGTGGTGCAGGTCGAGTCGGCCGGCCGTGGGCGATACCGAGTGACGGTGGCCGCGCGGCCTGGCGGTTCAATCGAGGTCCATTCCGACGTTGGCACGTCGACAACGGAATTGGTGCCGCGATTCGAGTCGCGGATATCAGACGACGCCCGCGTTTCGGCGTTGACCGCACTCGCGAGCCACCTGACCGCTTGCCCTGATCGGTCGCGCCGGACGGTCATCGCGGTCAGTGCTGTCGACAGGACCCTTGCGGATCGGCTCGCCGCGCTTGGTTTCATCGACGAAGGTGACGCGCCACCGACCCTCGGTGACGACGGTGGCACCCTGCGGATGTGGACTCTCGTAGCGACTCCACATCCAAAATAGACAGCCTGTACACAGCAATCGTCTTCTCGCAGTGGCCGATTAATCGGCCATTCGTGTCCGCCTCGGTGCGCTACCCTGCCGAGGTGCGTGCAAGCGACGGACCCACCCCGCCATGCCTGGGGCCGGTTGAAATCGACGGTATGACGGTCATGCTGCGCACGCCGCGGCTCTCCGATGGTGCATCGTGGCGGGAAACCAACCTGCGGTATGAGCAGCGGCTGGCGCCGGCGTTCGGCCGCACGGATATGGCGTGGTCGGGTGCGCACTCGCCATACATGTGGATTCATACCTGGAAGCAGGCACTCTCCGACGCGGCACGGGGGTGGGTTTCTTGTCTGCTCGTACATCTCGATGGAGGCCGTGAGCAGGTGGTGGGCCATCTCGCCATGGCGGGGCGGCACCCACGAACGGGCGGTACCGAGGTATCAACATGGACGGCCGGTGTTCCCCACACGGCCACCATGTGGGCGCAGGCATCGCTGATCATCACCGGTTTCGAGGCCAATCCGAACATTCCGCACGCGGTGGCACCGCTGGCGGTTCAGAACGTTCCGGTGCAACGACTGGCCCAGGCCGTGGGCTGGTCAGAGCTGCAGACATGCCGCAAGCTGCGCATGTACGACGGAAAGCCCACCGATCATCAGATCTGGTTTCAGAGCAACACCGCCGAGAACCTGGCCGCGCTACGCCACAAGCGGGACACGTTCTCAGGCAACGCAACCGCCGGGGTACCCGGGTGTCGATCACGGGTTTCCTGGTGCGATCTCGTGGCGCGCGGGCATTACGAACTGCGCAACTGGGGTCGGCACACCACCTCTGTTACGAATAGCCAAGTGGTGTTGGATGTTTCGGGCAAGACCATGGGGTGCGTCGAGATTTCCGTCGATCCGGGTAGTTCCACCACCGAGCTCATCAGTAGGCCGCATCCCGATGTTTCCGAGGACATGCTCGCCCCGACAGTCGCAGACCTGGCCGGGCGTTTGACGCGTGCTCCATCAGCCACGAGGCGGATCGTGGTTGCGGCGCGCACCGATGACCAGCCCCTGATCGATGCGCTCTCCGCACACGGCTTCCAGAATGAGGGGCTCACCCTGCCCACCCTCGGCGAGGCCGTGGTTACCCGCCAGCTGTGGGCCCACGTCGCAGAAAGCTAATCGCGCCGACCGCGCGCATACGCCTCGGTCAGCAGCGGACGGATCACCTCACCGAAGGTGTCTTCACCCGGGTTGACCACGCATACCCATTTGGCGCCGCCATATTCGGGATGGGGGAGAACCCGGTCGAACTCGGTGTAGTCGGCGTCGGTCGGTTCGTCGTCTCCGACCGAGACGACGCTGTCGAAGGTGTCACCGCTGACCCCGATGTTGAGCCGGTACACCGACGGTCGCCCCAGATCGGAGTACGTGTCGAACGCCTCGTTCGACATCAGGGTGATGATGGGCATCTGGCGGTCGGAGCCGCGGAAGAAGAACCAGTTGCCCTGCACAACCTCGTGCCGAAGGTCCGGGAACGTCGTGACGATGTATTCGATGATGGCGCCCTCATCCATAACACCGAACCTACCGGCCTAGGCTGCTGACATGTTGCGCGCGGGAATCGTCGTCACGGGTACGGAGGTCCTCACCGGGCGGGTGGCCGATGCGAATGGCCCGTGGCTGTCCGAACATCTTCGGGAAGTGGGCGTCGATGTCGCACATATTTGTGTGTGTGGAGACCGCAAAGAGGATCTGACGGCACAACTGCAGTTTCTTGCCGATCAAGGTGTGGATCTCATCGTCACATCCGGCGGCCTTGGGCCCACAGCCGACGATATGACGCTACCGACTGTGGCTGAATTTGCCGGTACCACACTTGTTTTCGACGCCAATCTGGAAGAAGCCATCATGAATCGGCTGCGTCCGATGGCGAACCGCTGGGAGAATGTGGACTGGGAGGCGCTGCGCGTCGGCATCGCCAAACAGGCACTCGTGCCGGCGCAAGGTGAGGTACTTGATCCGGTGGGCACTGCGCCGGGAGCGATCATGAGCACGGGTGCCGTTCTCATCGTGGTGCTGCCCGGACCTCCACATGAGCTCCAGCGAATGTGGACGTCGGCCGTCGAGGCCGGGCCCTTCCGGGCGCTCCTCGGCGACGATGTCACGGCCATCGAGCAGACCACGCTGCGTCTGTACGGAATCACCGAGCCCGATATCGCAGAGACGCTGCGCCTCGCCGAAAGTGCGTTAGGAGACCTTGCCGCACTGGAGATCACGACCTGCCTGCGACGCAGCGAGGTCGAGGTGGTCACCCGATTCGAGGCGTCCGCCCAGCATCTGTGGACTCGCCTCTACGAATTCATCCAGGCCCGACATGGTGCGGCGCTGTTCTCCTCCGACGGTTCAACCGTCGACCAACTGGTGGCGGGACTGCTCCGCGGGAAGCGCCTGGCCGTGGCGGAGTCGTGCACAGCAGGGCTGTTGGGGGCACGGATCGCCGATGTGCCGGGCTCTTCGGAATACTTCCTGGGCGGGGTGATCAGCTACGCGAACGATGTCAAAATTGGCCAGCTGCATGTGGATCGGCAGCTACTCGCCGAGCACGGCGCGGTGTCTCCGCAGGTCGCCGAGGCCATGGCGGACGGCGCATTGAAGGCGCTGGGTGCCGATATCGCGATGTCGACCACGGGTGTGGCCGGTCCCGGCGGTGGAACGCCGGAGAAGCCGGTGGGCACGGTGTGCTTCTGTGTGAAAACCGCGGCGGGGGAGAAGGCCGACCTCCAGGTCGTTATCCCCGGAAACCGCAACCAGATTCGTGAGCGTTCCACCACTGTCGCGCTGCATCTGTTGCGCCGACTGCTGCGGCGATAGCCCTACTGGTCAAAGGGGGCGGCCTTGACCAGTAGCGGGAACGCCGCATAACGGGTCAGCCACGCAGCGCGACCGTGCGGTACCGCGGCGCCCTCGGCCGCCCAGGCCTTGAGCATGTGCCGCTTGAATTCCAGCCGAGGATGTCGACACAGCAGCTCATCCACCCAGGCGGCGTCGAGGTCCGACAGCCGTAGGCCGAAGACATCGGTTCCCGCACCGGCCGACACGAATCCGCCCGGATCTGAGAGGTTTTCACTGGCGCCAAGGGTGATATGTGCCGCGATGGCGGCGCCCACCGCCTGCGCGCGGTCCTCGGTGGCACCTCGATCCCTGACGAACTGTGCGGCGCGCTGCCCGCCGACGACGGCGAAGCACCGTCCGGGCGTCGGGTGCTCGAGTTGTAGATCGTGCAACAGGCTCGCGATGTAGACGAGCTCGTCATCGACCTGCGCGCCGTCGAATGCGGCCAGCGCCTTCCCGAAAAAGTAGGTGCGGTATGAGTGTTCGAGTACGTGCGGTGTCACCGAGTCACGTGCCTCCTGCTCGGCGGCACGTGCGAGCGCGCTATCGGGTACCGCGATCGATCCGAATTCGACACGCCCCTGCCCGCGCCGGCCCATCCTGGTTTTGACGGCATCGCTGACCATTGCGGGCAACGCACGAAACAAGCGTCCCAACAATGCCCGGCGCTGGGCCGTCGAGACCTCGCCGCCGGTCCGCGTCGCCCAGTGCCAGTCGAATTCGCTCGTCATGGGCTCAGTCAAGGCCCGTGCGCCCACAACGAACAGTGGCATGAATGCCATAGATGCTCGGATTCATGCCATAGTGAGCCATGGGCACCAAGACGGTGGCGGCACTCGCGCTCGATGGCGTCATCACCTACGACCTGGCATGCGCCGTGCAGATGTTCCGCAGGGGTCCCGGGCGATCCGGCCAGCCGGATGGTTTCGATCTGGTGACCTGTGGCCATCGGCCCGGAAGTGTCTGGACACCAGACGGTTTCACTCTCGATGTGGAACACGGCATCGATGCGCTGCAGACCGCCGATATCGTTGTCGTCCCCGCGCGGGCCCCGCACGACTATCCGCCACCCGATGATGTGCTGAACGCTCTGGCGAACGCGCACCAACGCGGCGCCGTGATTTTCAGCATCTGCCTGGGTGCTTTCGTTCTCGCGGCCGCCGGCCTGCTGGATGGGCGCCCTGCCACCACACATTGGGAGTACTGCGATGACATGCGCACGCTCTATCCGCGGGTGGATCTGCGGCCCGATGCGCTGTACGTGGATGACGGGGACATCCTCACCTCGGCGGGGCTCTCGGCGGGC is a window from the Mycobacteroides salmoniphilum genome containing:
- a CDS encoding bifunctional nitrate reductase/sulfite reductase flavoprotein subunit alpha; the protein is MTELGAPPTAHRAACSYCGVGCGVVVRAETSSAGPVTIATVEGDALHPSNHGRLCTKGATHAQLMAADGRMTTAHVRPGRGQEPVPAPLAATTTEAGRRLRQILDTHGPDAIALYVSGQMSLEAQYLANKLAKGYIRTTQIESNSRLCMASAGTGYTQSLGADGPPGSYSDIEQSDLFLVIGANMADCHPILFLRMADRLGGGARLIVVDPRRTATAERADLFLQISPGTDLALLNGLLHLLVENGDIDSEFIAQHTEGWAGMPEFLASYAPPVVAAITGLAEDDIRTAARWIGEAREWMTLWTMGLNQSTHGTWNTNAICNMHLATGAISRPGSGPFSLTGQPNAMGGREMGYMGPGLPGQRSVKSAADRDFVERQWELAPGSLRTDFGAGTVDMFAQMAAGNIKACWIICTNPVASVANRQNVIDGLQRAELVITQDAFLATATNDYADMLLPAALWAESDGVSVNSERTVTLTNRAADAPGDAQPDWRLICDVATAMGFGDAFDYSSSEEVFEEIRAFWNPRTGYDMRGMSYTRLRQGPVQWPCPPENAGDRNPIRYLNDGISQDLYVDENGITPRLAFPTPSRRAVFHARAHRDPAELAGDGYSMILNTGRLQHHWHTLTKTGRIKALDRLHPAPFVEIHPRDAVTLGITEGDVVEIASRRGSAELPAIISDRTRHGSCFVPFHWNDAQGPGLAINAVTNDAVDPDSLQPEFKVSAVALRPTGRTIIDTAPDTHVQALGDIAILWTSQTGNAETAATSVHKLLAAAGISATITAMDECDPADLAEVRTAVLIASSFGEGGPPDNGARFWSTLSGETKPLNHMRYAVLGFGDRAYADFCGHAKALDARLHELGATPVLGRVDGEATDRSLVASWTADLLEAIGEGTAASTEAVKRLRGDGLPVAAPEIFTRNAPILAALSHNEILSAPGSGKEVRRIEFDLTGHDVDYSVGDALGIYPTNRDEDVQRWLAATGFDAERPITIDGGELPLATALASHYDICRVTDDLLRFVADRRGDKPAVKLLCGPDTAARELWLHGRNALDVLHEFPIRADIDEWQQVLIRLTPRQYSISSSPLVSPRSVALTVSIVRYRGPDGSARGGVGSTFLADRAQTLPVPIFLQRSPHFRPPGTSETPMIMIGPGTGIAPFRGFLQERRALGHTGPNWLFFGDQHRTQHFYYREELDGFLRDGSLRRLDLAFSRDQQKRIYVQHRMMEQGAQLWRWLAEGAHLYVCGDASRMAKDVDGALLTIAQKHGRLSGEEALEFRKGLVAEKRYVRDVY
- a CDS encoding fluoride efflux transporter FluC is translated as MGPNVTGGQREEFPRPLHLRPYALLWVFLGGMCGTGLRYWFEQMWPASGASWPWGTFAVNLTGAFVLGVLLETLMLLGPDGGWRQRARLFLGTGVCGAFTTYSALALEISTLARNGFSGIAVGYALVSVAAGLAAAMAGIAAAAQALARYSGGSA
- a CDS encoding fluoride efflux transporter FluC encodes the protein MIVIAVILAGALGAVLRFVVDSAIKHRRTYLFPWATLLINLTGSAVIGVLAGAVIFHHSPSTLLTVLGTGFCGGYTTFSTASVESVRLIERREWFLALCNTFGTLLGTVGACAAGLALAWSMA
- a CDS encoding universal stress protein — its product is MTDEPDLHLVVGWDRYPPSTAALHFGIDLARRLDACVHVVHVLDMDDEPSDPDTDSWEAQAGTAVAAAEAEALEELSGQEVAWKYHRAHGSATAALLAVAHQHAALMIILGSPRGGPASAVEALLGQSVSHRLIGAKRVPLVLVPAS
- a CDS encoding GNAT family N-acetyltransferase gives rise to the protein MPSKSQNRSSVDRGPVAIDGVTVMLRPPRLADGPSWRTTALTFTERLSPAFNREDMDWESAHSPVIWVDTWRSARADARAGGVSYLLVRIDEGAERVVGHFSMTGTDPRTGGAEISTWAVDVPSAVSTWAQLTTVLSAFEENPAIPHALAPTATSNVRANRFSHSMGWTQLQTRRALRTYDGQVSDHHMWILANTAEYRDSVRHRLSEIPITRTPLTPSRARLPDAEYLTAWARFAVIRTRQLIGAALRTTPPETVFEIPAASGEVVQVESAGRGRYRVTVAARPGGSIEVHSDVGTSTTELVPRFESRISDDARVSALTALASHLTACPDRSRRTVIAVSAVDRTLADRLAALGFIDEGDAPPTLGDDGGTLRMWTLVATPHPK
- a CDS encoding GNAT family N-acetyltransferase; translation: MDSRSDSTSKIDSLYTAIVFSQWPINRPFVSASVRYPAEVRASDGPTPPCLGPVEIDGMTVMLRTPRLSDGASWRETNLRYEQRLAPAFGRTDMAWSGAHSPYMWIHTWKQALSDAARGWVSCLLVHLDGGREQVVGHLAMAGRHPRTGGTEVSTWTAGVPHTATMWAQASLIITGFEANPNIPHAVAPLAVQNVPVQRLAQAVGWSELQTCRKLRMYDGKPTDHQIWFQSNTAENLAALRHKRDTFSGNATAGVPGCRSRVSWCDLVARGHYELRNWGRHTTSVTNSQVVLDVSGKTMGCVEISVDPGSSTTELISRPHPDVSEDMLAPTVADLAGRLTRAPSATRRIVVAARTDDQPLIDALSAHGFQNEGLTLPTLGEAVVTRQLWAHVAES
- a CDS encoding DUF6194 family protein, which codes for MDEGAIIEYIVTTFPDLRHEVVQGNWFFFRGSDRQMPIITLMSNEAFDTYSDLGRPSVYRLNIGVSGDTFDSVVSVGDDEPTDADYTEFDRVLPHPEYGGAKWVCVVNPGEDTFGEVIRPLLTEAYARGRRD
- a CDS encoding competence/damage-inducible protein A; its protein translation is MLRAGIVVTGTEVLTGRVADANGPWLSEHLREVGVDVAHICVCGDRKEDLTAQLQFLADQGVDLIVTSGGLGPTADDMTLPTVAEFAGTTLVFDANLEEAIMNRLRPMANRWENVDWEALRVGIAKQALVPAQGEVLDPVGTAPGAIMSTGAVLIVVLPGPPHELQRMWTSAVEAGPFRALLGDDVTAIEQTTLRLYGITEPDIAETLRLAESALGDLAALEITTCLRRSEVEVVTRFEASAQHLWTRLYEFIQARHGAALFSSDGSTVDQLVAGLLRGKRLAVAESCTAGLLGARIADVPGSSEYFLGGVISYANDVKIGQLHVDRQLLAEHGAVSPQVAEAMADGALKALGADIAMSTTGVAGPGGGTPEKPVGTVCFCVKTAAGEKADLQVVIPGNRNQIRERSTTVALHLLRRLLRR
- a CDS encoding HD domain-containing protein, which gives rise to MAFMPLFVVGARALTEPMTSEFDWHWATRTGGEVSTAQRRALLGRLFRALPAMVSDAVKTRMGRRGQGRVEFGSIAVPDSALARAAEQEARDSVTPHVLEHSYRTYFFGKALAAFDGAQVDDELVYIASLLHDLQLEHPTPGRCFAVVGGQRAAQFVRDRGATEDRAQAVGAAIAAHITLGASENLSDPGGFVSAGAGTDVFGLRLSDLDAAWVDELLCRHPRLEFKRHMLKAWAAEGAAVPHGRAAWLTRYAAFPLLVKAAPFDQ
- a CDS encoding GlxA family transcriptional regulator — protein: MGTKTVAALALDGVITYDLACAVQMFRRGPGRSGQPDGFDLVTCGHRPGSVWTPDGFTLDVEHGIDALQTADIVVVPARAPHDYPPPDDVLNALANAHQRGAVIFSICLGAFVLAAAGLLDGRPATTHWEYCDDMRTLYPRVDLRPDALYVDDGDILTSAGLSAGMDLCLHVVRRELGAAAASEMARWNVMAPHRDGGQAQFIPPTVTSHDSSGLGPTLSWASERLADIDDVSTLARHVHVSLRTFNRRFGEEVGTTPKRWLDVQRATRARELLENTDMTMESIAAQCGFGSVTAMRTHLRKVTATTPSAYRRAFRR